In Pasteurella dagmatis, the sequence TTATGTTGCAGTTTATTTGAGCATTTTATTTTGTATCGCAGTGCTTGATTGTCATTATCAATTAATCGCACCACAATTTTGTCAAAGCTTGTTTGTGTTAAGCATATTCGGGGCTTGGTTCGATGTAACAGGGTGGACTTTAGAAGAGGTTTTATTAAGTGCTTTTATTGGCTTTGGCGCCTTTTACTTGATTTATCAGATAGGAAAATGTGCGTATAAGAAAGAAGTGCTAGGAAGAGGGGATTATTGGCTTATGTTAGGATTAGGGAGTGCTATTCATTGGCAATATTTCCCGATTTTGGTTTTATTCGCTTGTTTGGCTGGGTTATTTTATGCTTATGGGTTGAAAAGAAAAGGACTACAGGTTAAAGAGTTACCCTTTGGTACATTTCTCTGTGTAAGTGGTGCAATATTATTGTTATTACATTAATGAATGTTAGTGCTATTTCTTAAAATCTTGCTTAATCAACAGATGAAAAGTATGATTTGCCAAAGTTTATTGCAAGACAAAGGTTAAAAAATAATGACATATATTGTAGGGCTAACAGGGGGAATAGGCAGTGGGAAAAGTACCATTGCTGATTTATTTGCAGAGCTCGGTGTGCCGATTATTGATGCAGATATTGTTGCAAGGCAAGTAGTAGCAAAAGGATCACCTCTATTAAGTGATATTGTTCAGCATTTTGGCGAAAAAGTATTACTTGAAAATGGAGAATTAAATCGTGCTTATCTGAGGGAGCGTATTTTTCAGAATGAGGCGGAGAAAAGCTGGCTCAATAATTTATTACATCCAGCGATCCGAGAGGAAATGTTACGCCAATTATACTCACAAACAAGTGATTATGTTATTTGGGTTGTGCCGTTGTTAATTGAAAATAATTTGACCACGCTTTGCCAACGGATTTTAGTGGTGGATATTGAACCGCAAACACAAATTTTACGTGCAAGTCGTCGCGATCAAAATAAAGTGGCAATGATCGAAAATATTATGAAGTCGCAAGTGGATCGTCAAACGCGATTAAGCTTTGCGAATGATATTATTGATAACAATGGCGATCTGGCAGAAACCTTGCCTTTATTGAAACAAAAAGTGCTAGAATTGCATCATCTATATACTGAATTAGCGAGAAAATAATGGCTGAAGATAAGTTTGAAGTGCCTTGCCCAATTTGTAAAAAAGCAGTGATTTGGTCAAATGAAAGCCCATATCGTCCTTTTTGTAGTAAACGTTGCCAATTGATTGATCTTGGTGAGTGGGCAAGTGAAGAAAAAGCAATTCCTTGTGAAACGGCAGATTTTGCAATGAGCGAAGAAAATGAAGACTGGAGAAGGCATTAATGGAGATTCAACATAAACAAAATGATCAAAATGGTGAGTTTTTTGTATTAGATGAACAGGGTAAGAAAATTGCAGAATTAACTTATTTCTTTGTTGATGAAAATACGATTAATGCGAACCATACTTATGTTTCAGAAGTATTACGTGGTCAAGGTATCGCAGATAAATTGTACCTTGCGTTATCAAATTTAATTCGAGAGAAACAACTTAAATTAATCCCTAGTTGTAGCTATATTGCAAGAAAATGGGAGCGAGAACAACGCAAATAAAATTTTACAAAAGGTGCGGTTGAGATTTAAAAATAATCTTGTTAAAATCGACCGCACTTTTTTATGAAGTAAGTTCGGATGAAGGTAGCTGGAGAGTAGGGAATTGACCCTACGCCGACGAGGTAAAATCTTTCAGGCGCTGATAGATCAGCGAGGACTGTTACTGGACGAACCCTTGGAGAGCGCCATGGTATCAAATACAGCATGGCCGCCGAAGGCGCAAAAAGAGCGGTATATTTTTATCGTTTTTTGAAACGCTCAGGCAAAAGGACAGGGGCAAGAAGAAATACGGTTTGATGTTTTTACACGCATTTTTGATGCGTGCTTTTCTATTTTTAGTCTTCCGCAAAATGCTTTTGCCTCCTTGTAATTCGTTATTTTTTACGAGGATTTCTTACATGTCATTAGAATCAATTTTATCTTCTATTAATAGTCTAGTTTGGGGACCACCCTTATTACTTTTACTTTCTGGAACTGGGCTTTATTTAACGTTTCGTTTAGGCTTTATCCAGTTTGTCCATTTGCCTCGTGCATTATCTTATTTATTCCGCAGAGAGAAAGGCGCTGGAAAGAAAGGGGATGTCTCTTCTTTTGCTGCACTTTGTACCGCGCTCGCAGCAACTATTGGTACGGGAAACATTGTTGGGGTAGCCACAGCAGTACAAGCAGGTGGGCCTGGGGCCGTTTTCTGGATGTGGATCGTTGCTTTATTAGGTATGGCAACCAAATATGCAGAATGTTTACTTGCGGTGAAATATCGTGTACGTGATCGCCAAGGTTTTATGGCTGGTGGACCAATGTATTATATTGAGCGTGGTTTAGGTATTAAATGGCTTGCTAAATTATTTGCAATTTTTGGTATTTTAGTTGCATTCTTTGGCATTGGAACTTTCCCACAAGTGAATGCGATTACACACGCAATGGAAAATACATTTAACGTACCAATTCCATTTACTGCATCAATTATTACAGCCTTAGTGTCGTTAATTATTCTAGGTGGTGTAAGACGTATTGCGATTGTTTCTTCTTATATCGTGCCATTTATGGCGTTGTTGTATGTCGTTACCTCACTAATCATTTTGTTATTAAATTGGCAAGCAGTACCGCAAGCGATTGGTTTGATTGTGTATAGTGCGTTTAATCCAACAGCAGCATTAGGCGGTGCGTTAGGCTACACAGTGATGAAAGCCATTCAATCGGGCGTTGCACGTGGTATCTTCTCCAATGAATCTGGTTTAGGTAGTGCGCCAATTGCAGCAGCTGCGGCACAAACTAAAGAGCCAGTGCGCCAAGGCTTAATTTCAATGACCGGGACTTTTCTCGATACCATCATTGTTTGTTCGATGACAGGTATTGTGCTTGTGATTACGGGTGCGTGGCAATCGCCAAGTATGGAAGGGGCGGCATTGACGAACTATGCTTTTTCACAAGGTTTAGGTAGCAACTTAGGGGCAACAATTGTCACAATCGGCTTATTATTCTTCGCATTTACGACAATTTTAGGCTGGTGTTATTACGGTGAGCGTTGCTTTGTCTATTTAGCAGGAACACGTGGAATTAAAATTTATCGCTTTATTTTCATTGTGTTAGTTGGTTGTGGTGCATTTATCCAATTAGATCTGATTTGGTTGTTAGCGGATATCGTGAACGGTTTAATGGCATTTCCAAATCTTGTTGCTTTGATTGGGTTACGCCATGTCGTTGTTGCCGAAACAAAAGATTATTTTGCACGTTTGAAGTTGAATAAAGTCGATGCGGACGAAATGCAATAGTCTATAGGATTGAAATATAAACAAAAATAATTAGAGGGGTGTTTAATACATCCCTCTAATCATATCAACTATTTACGAATAATCTAGCATAAAATTAGAAATATTCTATTCAGATCATACTTTTTAACTTTTCCAAAAAAATTAATTGAAAAAGACTTGAAAACTCGGTTCAGGACCGTTATGTTGTCATTAAGGTTTTTTCATTAAAAGGGATAAGATCCCCTTCAACTAAGAGGTAAATGCTATGACTCTAAACATTACAAGCAAACAAATGGAAATCACCCCAGCAATCCGTGCTCACGTCGAAGATAGACTTGCTAAATTAGGAAAATGGCAAACTCAATTAATTAATCCTCATTTTATTTTAAATAAAATTCCAAAAGGCTTTTCTGTTGAAGCATCAATTGGTACACCACTTGGTGATTTATTTGCTAAAGCAGAATCAGAAGATATGTATAAAGCAATAAATGATGTGGAAGAAAAATTAGAACGTCAGCTTAATAAGTTACAACATAAAGGTGAAGCTAGACGTGCTGATGAACGTTTAAAAGACTCATTTTAGAATTTCTTTTTAGTAAACTACACCCTTCGTGGTGTAGTTTTTTTTGTAATAATTATTAGGAGCATAAAGAATGAAAAAAACTATACAACTTTCATTAGGGATAATACTTGCTATTTCAGCATTTAGTGTGAGTGCTACAACAAAAGAAGCTTATACGCATAAAGGCACTAATGCTCGTGAAATGTTGGCAGAACAACCGATTCACTGGATTTCGATTGATGATATTAAAAAAAGTTTAGAGGGAATGGAGCCGATTCGAGTAAGTTTCGATATTGATGATACTGCTTTATTTTCAACCCCTTGCTTTTTTTATGGACAACAAAAGTATTCACCTGGTAGCAATGCCTATTTAAAAAATCAAGATTTTTGGAATGAGGTAAATGCGGGATGCGATAAATACTCGATGCCAAAACAAATTGCGATTGACCTTGTAAAAATGCATGAAGAGCGTGGCGACCAAGTATTTTTTATTACAGGCCGCACTGCGGGTAATGTAGATGGTGTAACTGATGTAATCAAAAAATATTT encodes:
- a CDS encoding prepilin peptidase, whose product is MNLLVFIFTGGLTGYWVYFQFQHFAIRVTSELYQAYHSFLSSNLSIEELQTTSVSSSLKAIKCGGSLTFFAGFISWFLLCYGLFENVWQGGYVAVYLSILFCIAVLDCHYQLIAPQFCQSLFVLSIFGAWFDVTGWTLEEVLLSAFIGFGAFYLIYQIGKCAYKKEVLGRGDYWLMLGLGSAIHWQYFPILVLFACLAGLFYAYGLKRKGLQVKELPFGTFLCVSGAILLLLH
- the coaE gene encoding dephospho-CoA kinase (Dephospho-CoA kinase (CoaE) performs the final step in coenzyme A biosynthesis.) — encoded protein: MTYIVGLTGGIGSGKSTIADLFAELGVPIIDADIVARQVVAKGSPLLSDIVQHFGEKVLLENGELNRAYLRERIFQNEAEKSWLNNLLHPAIREEMLRQLYSQTSDYVIWVVPLLIENNLTTLCQRILVVDIEPQTQILRASRRDQNKVAMIENIMKSQVDRQTRLSFANDIIDNNGDLAETLPLLKQKVLELHHLYTELARK
- the yacG gene encoding DNA gyrase inhibitor YacG — translated: MAEDKFEVPCPICKKAVIWSNESPYRPFCSKRCQLIDLGEWASEEKAIPCETADFAMSEENEDWRRH
- a CDS encoding GNAT family N-acetyltransferase; protein product: MEIQHKQNDQNGEFFVLDEQGKKIAELTYFFVDENTINANHTYVSEVLRGQGIADKLYLALSNLIREKQLKLIPSCSYIARKWEREQRK
- a CDS encoding alanine/glycine:cation symporter family protein; amino-acid sequence: MSLESILSSINSLVWGPPLLLLLSGTGLYLTFRLGFIQFVHLPRALSYLFRREKGAGKKGDVSSFAALCTALAATIGTGNIVGVATAVQAGGPGAVFWMWIVALLGMATKYAECLLAVKYRVRDRQGFMAGGPMYYIERGLGIKWLAKLFAIFGILVAFFGIGTFPQVNAITHAMENTFNVPIPFTASIITALVSLIILGGVRRIAIVSSYIVPFMALLYVVTSLIILLLNWQAVPQAIGLIVYSAFNPTAALGGALGYTVMKAIQSGVARGIFSNESGLGSAPIAAAAAQTKEPVRQGLISMTGTFLDTIIVCSMTGIVLVITGAWQSPSMEGAALTNYAFSQGLGSNLGATIVTIGLLFFAFTTILGWCYYGERCFVYLAGTRGIKIYRFIFIVLVGCGAFIQLDLIWLLADIVNGLMAFPNLVALIGLRHVVVAETKDYFARLKLNKVDADEMQ
- the raiA gene encoding ribosome-associated translation inhibitor RaiA; protein product: MTLNITSKQMEITPAIRAHVEDRLAKLGKWQTQLINPHFILNKIPKGFSVEASIGTPLGDLFAKAESEDMYKAINDVEEKLERQLNKLQHKGEARRADERLKDSF
- the aphA gene encoding acid phosphatase AphA, which encodes MKKTIQLSLGIILAISAFSVSATTKEAYTHKGTNAREMLAEQPIHWISIDDIKKSLEGMEPIRVSFDIDDTALFSTPCFFYGQQKYSPGSNAYLKNQDFWNEVNAGCDKYSMPKQIAIDLVKMHEERGDQVFFITGRTAGNVDGVTDVIKKYLNVKNMLPVEFMGGRERATKYNKTPALIHHNISIHYGDSDDDILAAKEAGIRGIRFIRAANSSYQPLPQAGGYGEEVLINSAY